The following coding sequences lie in one Duffyella gerundensis genomic window:
- a CDS encoding TerD family protein, protein MVSLTKNQTVSLAKQSSALSHIQFGLGWDPIKKKGFLGGLFGGGSDSIDLDASCVMLDSAGNVIDTVWFRQLRSKDGSVQHSGDNLTGEGDGDDENIKADLSRLPANVEYLVLTVNSFRGQSFNEVDNAFCRVVDQQGKELARYKLTEQGNHTAVVIASLRRSGGEWNFTAHGLASRGKTIEEMLADITSAVVRS, encoded by the coding sequence ATGGTATCGTTAACGAAGAATCAGACGGTTTCGCTGGCTAAACAGAGCAGCGCGCTTTCACACATTCAGTTCGGCCTGGGCTGGGATCCGATCAAGAAAAAGGGATTTCTTGGTGGGCTTTTCGGTGGAGGCAGCGACAGCATCGATCTTGATGCCAGCTGCGTTATGCTCGACAGCGCCGGCAATGTCATCGACACCGTCTGGTTCCGCCAGCTGCGGTCAAAAGATGGCTCGGTACAGCACAGCGGCGACAACTTAACCGGCGAAGGCGATGGCGATGATGAAAACATCAAGGCCGATCTCAGCCGCTTGCCAGCCAACGTTGAATATCTGGTGCTGACGGTCAACAGCTTCCGCGGACAGAGTTTTAACGAAGTGGATAACGCTTTCTGCCGCGTGGTCGATCAGCAGGGCAAAGAGCTGGCGCGCTATAAACTCACCGAGCAGGGCAACCACACTGCGGTCGTTATCGCGTCACTGCGCCGCAGCGGCGGTGAGTGGAACTTTACCGCGCACGGCCTCGCCTCACGTGGCAAGACCATCGAGGAGATGCTGGCAGACATCACTTCCGCCGTGGTGCGCTCATGA
- a CDS encoding TerD family protein, giving the protein MNLTPGGNAPIPTQSLIIRVSAGAPVDASSFRLYDNGKVRGDSDMVFYGQRENDDKTIRYSASGNETMFTVNLPQLKQDVQKVAFTATCDAGKTIGGLGMLTIQVEAGGTVLLSCPLEVNGRQEAALILGEIYRRNDEWKFRFVAQGFNGGLQPLAEHLGIDIADDPTPAPAAAQAAPAPAPAAEKKVNLSKVSLTKEKPAISLQKKEDYGQIRVNLNWNKAQAPAKTKGFLGGVFGGGNKGIDLDLAAYVELNNGQRTIVQALGSHFGSMNSEPFVELQGDDRTGAKSDGEWLHINGRQWRDIREVLIFAFIYQGAPSWENTDGVVTINMPDQPPIETFLTEGNNRQNMCAIARLVNDAGSIRVERINRYFSGHKELDEAFGWGFNWKAGSK; this is encoded by the coding sequence ATGAACCTGACGCCTGGGGGCAACGCCCCGATTCCAACGCAGTCGCTGATTATTCGTGTGTCAGCAGGCGCACCGGTTGATGCCTCGTCATTTCGTCTTTACGACAATGGCAAAGTGCGCGGCGACAGCGACATGGTGTTCTACGGCCAGCGCGAAAACGACGACAAAACCATTCGCTATTCCGCCAGCGGCAACGAGACGATGTTTACCGTCAACCTGCCGCAGCTGAAGCAGGACGTACAGAAAGTGGCGTTTACCGCCACCTGCGACGCCGGTAAAACTATTGGCGGCCTCGGCATGCTGACCATTCAGGTTGAAGCGGGCGGCACCGTGCTGCTGAGCTGTCCGCTTGAGGTTAACGGACGGCAGGAAGCGGCGCTGATCCTCGGTGAAATTTACCGCCGTAACGATGAGTGGAAATTCCGCTTTGTGGCGCAGGGTTTCAACGGTGGATTGCAGCCGCTGGCTGAGCATCTGGGCATCGATATCGCCGACGATCCGACACCAGCGCCCGCTGCGGCACAAGCCGCTCCGGCTCCGGCTCCGGCAGCAGAGAAAAAAGTTAACCTCTCCAAGGTCTCGCTGACCAAAGAGAAACCGGCGATTAGCCTGCAGAAAAAAGAGGATTACGGCCAGATTCGCGTAAACCTCAACTGGAATAAAGCGCAGGCACCGGCCAAAACCAAAGGCTTTTTAGGCGGCGTGTTTGGCGGTGGCAACAAAGGCATTGACCTCGATCTTGCCGCTTACGTTGAGCTGAATAACGGCCAGCGCACCATTGTGCAGGCGCTGGGTAGCCATTTCGGCAGCATGAACAGTGAGCCTTTCGTCGAGTTGCAGGGCGATGACCGCACCGGTGCGAAAAGCGACGGCGAATGGCTGCACATCAACGGTCGCCAGTGGAGAGATATCCGTGAAGTGTTGATCTTCGCTTTTATCTATCAGGGCGCGCCAAGCTGGGAAAATACCGACGGCGTGGTGACTATCAACATGCCGGATCAGCCGCCAATCGAAACCTTCCTGACGGAAGGCAACAATCGCCAGAACATGTGCGCCATTGCGCGGCTGGTGAACGATGCCGGTTCGATTCGCGTGGAACGCATTAACCGTTATTTCAGTGGCCATAAAGAGCTGGACGAAGCATTCGGCTGGGGCTTTAACTGGAAAGCCGGTTCAAAATAA
- a CDS encoding ATP-grasp domain-containing protein, which translates to MVCQPAIWFMEGVSSQKDILAAVQQIRAAGDHAFRIIASHRTDRPEILSEADYAYLEPAKSDELLAFMKRVIEKHQVKAIHAGKRGMLLEKMRAPIEALGVRLSTGAHSLDTFELADNKARFSEEMAARGFASVPSVQASRPTEVSDAIVQLEAAQQLPCIKPVTGIYGMGFWILKRSASQLQALNNPDARIIHPDIFLTALTGAETAGETLPPQIVMPFLPGPEHSVDMLVEQGRVIAAVARSKNGSVQSLENQGSAYQLAVACAEALGADGLINVQTRNDHHGEPVLLEANLRPSGGIGYTLHSGINLAGLFALRQLGLINDDDTAAHLANFSPLKVISTHGVKPLPVSGLSALDDVSTQK; encoded by the coding sequence ATGGTCTGTCAGCCCGCGATTTGGTTTATGGAGGGCGTCTCCTCACAAAAGGATATTCTTGCCGCCGTGCAGCAGATTCGTGCTGCAGGCGATCACGCATTCCGCATTATTGCTTCGCACCGCACAGACCGGCCTGAAATTCTCTCTGAAGCGGATTATGCCTACCTTGAGCCTGCAAAAAGCGACGAGCTGCTCGCATTTATGAAGCGAGTCATCGAAAAGCATCAGGTTAAGGCGATCCACGCCGGAAAACGCGGCATGCTGCTGGAGAAGATGCGCGCACCGATTGAAGCGCTGGGCGTCCGGCTCTCAACCGGTGCCCACAGCCTGGATACCTTTGAGCTGGCAGATAACAAAGCGCGCTTCAGCGAAGAGATGGCGGCACGCGGCTTTGCGTCGGTGCCGTCGGTGCAGGCGAGCCGTCCAACAGAAGTATCCGATGCCATCGTTCAGCTGGAAGCGGCACAACAGCTGCCCTGCATCAAGCCAGTCACCGGCATTTATGGCATGGGTTTCTGGATCCTCAAGCGCTCCGCCAGCCAACTGCAGGCGCTAAACAATCCCGATGCGCGCATCATTCATCCGGACATTTTCCTCACGGCGCTAACCGGTGCTGAAACCGCAGGCGAAACGCTGCCGCCGCAAATTGTCATGCCTTTTCTGCCTGGCCCGGAACATTCGGTCGATATGCTGGTGGAACAGGGCCGGGTGATCGCCGCGGTGGCGCGCAGTAAAAATGGCTCTGTGCAATCGCTTGAAAATCAGGGCTCTGCTTATCAACTGGCCGTGGCCTGTGCCGAGGCGCTGGGCGCAGATGGTCTGATTAACGTGCAGACCCGCAACGATCATCACGGCGAGCCGGTGCTGCTGGAAGCGAACCTGCGTCCCTCGGGCGGAATTGGCTATACTTTGCACAGCGGCATCAATCTGGCCGGCCTGTTTGCCTTGCGTCAGCTTGGGCTCATCAACGACGATGACACTGCGGCGC